One Candidatus Deferrimicrobiaceae bacterium genomic window, GGCGACAAGCTTCCCCCCGTCGTCGTCCTGGGGCCGACCGTCGGGATCCTCCCGTTCGAGAAGGTCCAGGCCGAGGCCGGGTTCGACCTGATCCACGCCGGTACCGACGCGGACGACTACCCGCTCTATTTCCACGGCAAGCTCGGAACGCCGGAAGGCTCCCTCTTCCGTTCCTCGCCGGCCATCGCCGTCGGGGGGTACAACTTCGGGACGAAATCGGACGTCACCAACCAGAACATCGTCTACGGCCTGGTCGCCAGGACCTTCCCCGTGATCGGGCGCCTCTCTGTCGGCTATTTCGCGGGGAACGACAAGATCCTCGTCGACGCAAACGGAAGCAAGGACGAAAAGGGCGTTTTACTTTCCTGGGACCGGACCCTCTCCGAGATCTCCGACAACCTCTGGGCCGCGGTGGACTACCAGGGGACCGACTCCGCGATCGGAGCCTTGAGTTTCGGGATCTCCTACGCCTTCGCGAAGAACGCGAGCATCATCTTCGGCTACGACATCTACAACGAGAAGAAGACCGGGGGGGAGAACACCTTCACCGTCCAGGTGGACTTCAACCTGCCGAGGTAGCGCGCAATGAAGAAGATCGAGGCGATCATCAAGCCGTTCAAGCTCGAGGAGGTGAAAAACGCGCTCCAGGAGATCGGCGTGACCGGCATGACCGTCACCGAGGTCAAGGGGTTCGGCCGCCAGAAGGGGCACACCGAGATCTACCGCGGCGCGGAGTATTTCGTCGAGTTCATCCCGAAGCTCAAAATCGATCTGGCCGTGGCGGCCGACACGGTCCCCGCGGTGGTGGAGCGGATCCTCACCTCCGCCCGCACCGGGAAGATCGGCGACGGGAAGATCTTCGTCTCCGACGTCGAGGAGGTCGTCCGGATCCGCACGGGCGAGCGGGGGCGGGAAGCTTTGTAGCGACGTCATGCTCGACGGGCGTTTTCCCGGAGGCTGCGCGGGAACCTGTCCCTCCCTGTCCGCGCGGCCTCCGCCGCGGGGAACGGATCTCCTGCCGGAATCCTCCCTTCGCTCCCCGACGGAGAACCCTCCTGCGCCCGGACCATCGGGGAAGGCGGTGCGTCACATCGCCCGGATGGGGAGGATGATCATCGGAAGGCCCTGGAAGACGAGCTTCTTCTGGACCAGGAAGGAGGTCTGGTTGTGGAGCAGCCGGGAGAAGAAGCTCTCCTCCCGGAAGACGAGCTTCCCCGCGAAAAACATGACGCTCGGAAAATCCTTCGCCGTCCCGGACGCCAGGTGGTCGAGCACCGTGATGGCGTCGGTCCCGACCTCGGAACGCGCCTCCGCAAAGAAACCGTGCCCCTTGGCGAACTCGACGTACTTCTCCAGCTGGGCCTTCAGGTCCTGGGTAAGGTTCACGACCTCCTGCGCCCCCTTGAAACGGCTCGTGTCGATGACGCCGGCGGAGAGGAAGACGAAATTGCGGAACATCCCGGGAAACGAACGGATCACGTTGAAGAAGACGTGCATCCCCATCCCGTTGTACCCCGACACCAGGATCGCGGCCGTGGGAGCGTTCCGGAGCACCACGGGCTCCTGGGCGGTGGGGACGGTCACCGGGGGCAGGGACAACAGCAGGTCGTCCAGCCGCAGGAGAAGCTCCTGGGTCTGCCGGTAATGGCGCCGGATCAGGAAGGACAGGGCGATGAAGGTCCCGGTGATCAGGAGGGTCACCCAACCCCCTTCCGGAAACTTGATCCATATCGTCACGCAAAGGATCGAGGCCGTCAGGAGGAATCCGAATCCGTTGATCCCGAACCTGTGCCTCCACCCCTTCACCCTGCGGTGGTCCTTCCACCAGTGGACGCACATCCCGAACTGGGAGAGGGTGAAGGTCAAAAACACGTTGATCGAGTACATGACCACCAGGTACTTGACCGACCCCCCCGTCAGGAAGAGCATCAGGAACGCCATCCCCCCCATGAAATAGACTCCGTAATTTCTCACGAGCCGCTCGGAGAGGTGGGCGAAGCGGGCCGGCATGTACCGGTCGACCGCCATGTTCGACAGGACCTGGGGTCCGTCCAGGAACCCGGTCTGCGCCGCCACGAACAGGAGGACGGCCTCCGTGGCCAGGATCCCGGCCACGAATATTCCCCCGAGGTGCGGCCCGCCCAGGTTGCCGATCAGGGTCTCGATCAGGACCGCGTTGAGCGTCTTGCCGGGAACCGGCCGGATGTCGTTCAGCACGTACCCGAGAATGATCCCCCCCGCAAGGAAGGAAAGCGAGACGGCCATGTACAGCATCGCCCTCTTTCCCGTGTGCACCCGGGGCTCGCGCAGGGTCTGCATCGAGTTGCTCACCGCCTCGATCCCCGTGTACGTCCCGGCGCCCATCGAGTAGGCCCGCATGAGGAGCGCGGCCACGCCGAATCCCCCCATTTCGGAAGCGGCCAGGGAGAGGTCCACCGATAC contains:
- a CDS encoding APC family permease, giving the protein MSWYRRAKLFLFGAPRDIFDPKIFQHISLIAFFAWVGLGADGISSSSYGPEEAYLALGNHTVLAIFVAMATVVTIFLISGSYSQIIEEFPSGGGGYIVASKLLGEKAGVVSGSALVIDYVLTVTISVAAGVDAIYSFLPPGWQAGKFLSMGLIIVFLIWINLRGVKESVMALTPIFIAFILSHVPLVFYGVGRHLADVPALASRVSVDLSLAASEMGGFGVAALLMRAYSMGAGTYTGIEAVSNSMQTLREPRVHTGKRAMLYMAVSLSFLAGGIILGYVLNDIRPVPGKTLNAVLIETLIGNLGGPHLGGIFVAGILATEAVLLFVAAQTGFLDGPQVLSNMAVDRYMPARFAHLSERLVRNYGVYFMGGMAFLMLFLTGGSVKYLVVMYSINVFLTFTLSQFGMCVHWWKDHRRVKGWRHRFGINGFGFLLTASILCVTIWIKFPEGGWVTLLITGTFIALSFLIRRHYRQTQELLLRLDDLLLSLPPVTVPTAQEPVVLRNAPTAAILVSGYNGMGMHVFFNVIRSFPGMFRNFVFLSAGVIDTSRFKGAQEVVNLTQDLKAQLEKYVEFAKGHGFFAEARSEVGTDAITVLDHLASGTAKDFPSVMFFAGKLVFREESFFSRLLHNQTSFLVQKKLVFQGLPMIILPIRAM
- a CDS encoding P-II family nitrogen regulator, with the translated sequence MKKIEAIIKPFKLEEVKNALQEIGVTGMTVTEVKGFGRQKGHTEIYRGAEYFVEFIPKLKIDLAVAADTVPAVVERILTSARTGKIGDGKIFVSDVEEVVRIRTGERGREAL